The DNA sequence CACCACCAAGGCGATCACCAAGGGCATCGCGATCGCCACCGCCGTGCTCGCCGCGACGGCGCTGTTCGGCTCCTACACCGACACGGTCAGCATCGCGCTGAACGACGCCGGTATCGACGACGTGCCGGGCTACCTGGCCGACTCGCTCAACGTCGCCAACCCGGGCAACCTGGTCGGACTGATCATCGGTGCCGCAGTGGTCTTCCTCTTCTCCGGGCTGGCCATCAACGCGGTGTCCCGCTCGGCCGGCGCCGTCGTGCTGGAGGTCCGCCGCCAGTTCCGCGACAACCCCGGAATCATGGAGCGGACCCAACGGCCGGAGTACGGCAAGGTGGTCGACATCTGCACCCGCGACGCCCAGCGGGAGCTGCTCACCCCGGGTCTGCTGGCGGTGCTGGCGCCGATCGCGGTCGGTTTCGGCCTCGGTGCCGGTGCACTCGCCGCGTACCTGGCCGGCGCGATCGGCACCGGTGTGCTGATGGCAGTGTTCCTGGCCAACTCCGGTGGTGCCTGGGACAACGCCAAGAAGCTGGTGGAGGACGGCGCGCACGGCGGCAAGGGGTCCGAGGCGCACGCCGCCACGGTCATCGGCGACACCGTCGGCGACCCGTTCAAGGACACCGCCGGCCCGGCGATCAACCCGCTGCTCAAGGTGATGAACCTGGTGGCGCTGCTGATCGCCCCCGCGGTGATCATGTGGGGCGTGGGCACCGACCAGAACGACCCGCTGCGCATCGCCATCGCGGTGGTGGCGACCCTGGTCGTGGTGGCCGCGGTGGTGTTCACCAAGCGCAAGCCGATGGCGATGGGGGAGAACATCGACGGCGGCCCGGCCGGCGGCGGCAGCACCGGGTCCGAATCGGAGCGCGTGAGCGTCTGACCGACCTCCGACCGACCGGTCGCAGGCTGACCGGTCACCGTCCGACCGACCGGTGGCTCCGCCCGATCCCTGTGGACCGGGTGGAGCCACCGGCTTCGACGTACCGCCGACCGGCGGCGGGCCGTACGGCTGTCGTCACCGGTGCGTACGCTGCACAGCATGGGAGCGCGCCGCGTGGTGTCAACTGCCCGGATCGCAGTGCTGCTCACTGCCGTGGCGTTGACGCTGTCGGGCTGCGGCGGAGGGCCCAGCCCGGTCGTCTGGGCGGCCGAGGTGTGCACCGCGCTGCGCCCGTGGCGGGCCGAGATCAGCAATCTGACCAGCAGCACCCAGCAGCAGATGACCGCGCAGACGACCCCGGCGCAGGCGCAGGAGAACCTGGTCCGGCTGCTGTCCGGCGCGGCCGCCGCGACCGAGACCGCCCGGGTCCGGGTGGTGGAGGCCGGGGTGCCCGACGCGGACCAGGGTGAGCAGGTGGCCACCGGGTTCGCCGACTCGCTCGGCGCGGTGCGCGACGCGTACGGCAAGGCCGAGGAGGGCATTGCCGGGCTGGACGCCACCGGACCGGCGGACAGCTTCTACGACGGGGTCGAGGCGGTGCTCGCCACCCTCACCGACGACTACCAGCGCAGCGCGCTGGACACCAGCTCACTGGATTCCGCGGAGCTCAATCGGGCCTTCGACGAGGTCCCGGAGTGTCGCTGACGCCGCCGACCGACTCCTCCGCCGGTGCCCCGACGGCCCGGCAGTTGTCGCTGTTCGGCGTGGCGGCGGCGGATCCGACGCCGGGCGACCTGGCGGGTCTGCTCGCCGGTCCGGGCCGGATCAGCCGGATGGGCGGCACGGTACGGGTGTCGGTGGACGTCGAGCCGGCCTGGCGGGTGCACGTGCTGGTGGCCGAGTTCCGGCGGCGCGGGCTGGCGCCGAGTTGGCGTCAGCTGCCGGACGGCCGGCTGACGGTGCGGACGGCGTACACGGCGGTGCTGGCCCGGCTCGGCGCGGCCTGGCTACATCCGCCGACGCCGGACCAACCGGACGCCGACCTGCCGGAGGCCGCCCAACCGGACGCCGACCTGCCGGAGGCCGCCCAACCGGAGGCCGACCTGCCGGACGCCGGGCCGGTGCGCGGCGAGGACGACCGGCTGGTGAAGCGGCCGCCGACCGGTTTCCACCTGGCTGGTCAGCGGCTGCGGTTGTGGGCGGCGGCGGCCGGCGCCAGGGACCCGCTCGGCTACCGGTTGCAGCTGGCCGAGTCGGACGCGGACAACTGGCCCCAGGTGGGTGCCGCGCTCGCCGCGATCGGGCTGCCGGCGGTGCTGCTCGATGCCCGGTCCGGCGGTCCGGCGTACCGGATCGTGGGCCGACGCCGGCTGACCAGACTGGCCGAGCTGCTCGGCGACCGGCCCGCCGCCGCCCCCGAGGACGGCTGGGCGTGATGCCGCGACCCCGTACGACCCGGTCTGACCCGGGGTCCGGCTGCGGTCCCGGCTGCTGTCCGACCCGGTCCGATCGCTGTCTGATCGCTGACAGAACAGCCGGGACATCGACCGACGCCAGCGGCTGCTGCGGTGCGGTGCGCCACGTCACGCCGGCCGGTGGGTGTACCGTGTCGCCGTTGGTGCGGTAGGAACGAGCTGGGTCGGCATCGGGTGGGCTGCTGACCGGCTGCGGTGAACCAACCGGACGACCGACGCAAATCGGGCCGAAGGCTTGGGTGCGTGTGCTCCACCGGCCCCGGGTTCGCGTTACGTTGGACATCGTGACCGTCGCCCGCCCGCTTGTCGTGGCGGGCGCCGGTCGATCTGGGCCGCCGCCTGTCGCCGGGCGGTCCGAGTGGGTCGAGGTCAGGAGAGACGTGCCGAGCAACACCTCAACCAGCCGTCTGGTCATCGTCGAGTCGCCGGCGAAGGCCAAGACGATCTCGGGCTACCTGGGCCCGGGGTACGTCGTCGAGGCGAGCCTCGGGCATGTCCGGGACCTGCCGCGCAACGCCGCCGACGTGCCGGCCCGCTACAAGAAGGAGCCGTGGGCCCGGCTCGGCGTCGACGTCGACAACGGCTTCGCCGCGCTGTACGTCGTCTCGGCCGACCGTAAGCAGCAGATCGCCAAGCTGACCAAGCTGGCCAAGGAGGTCGACGAGGTCCTGCTCGCCACGGACGAGGACCGCGAGGGCGAAGCGATCGCCTGGCACCTGGTGGAGACCCTCAAACCCAAGGTGCCGGTGCGCCGGATGGTCTTCCACGAGATCACCCGGGCAGCCATCCGGGCCGCGGTGGCCAATCCCCGGGAGATCGACCGCAACCTGGTCGACGCCCAGGAGGCGCGGCGGATCCTGGACCGGCTGTACGGCTACGAGGTCTCGCCGGTGCTGTGGAAGAAGGTGATGCCCCGGCTGTCCGCCGGCCGGGTGCAGTCGGTGGCCACCCGGATCGTGGTGGAGCGCGAGCGGCAGCGGATGGCGTTCCGTACCGCCGAATATTGGGACATCCAGGCCACCCTGGCGGTGACCGGTCAGCCGGCGGCCGACGCCGACGGACCCCGCTCGTTCACCGCCAACCTGATCGCGCTCGGCGGCGACCGGATCGCCACCGGCAAGGATTTCGAGCCGAGCACCGGACGGGTCCGCCCGGAGGCGTCGGTGGTGCACCTGGACGGCGACGGGGCGCGGGGCCTGGCGGCCCGGCTCGACGGTCGACCGTTCACCGTCACCCGGGTCGAGGAGAAGCCGTACCGCCGGCGGCCGTACGCACCGTTCATCACCTCCACCCTGCAGCAGGAAGCGGCCCGCAAGCTGCGGTTCTCGTCGCAGCAGACGATGCGTACCGCGCAGCGGCTGTACGAGAACGGCTACATCACCTACATGCGGACCGACTCGGTCAACCTGTCGGAAACGGCGATCGCCGCCGCCCGCAGCCAGGTCGCCGAGCTGTACGGCGACCGTTTCGTTCCACCGGAGCCGCGCCGGTACACCGGCAAGGTCAAGAACGCCCAGGAGGCGCACGAGGCCATCCGCCCCGCTGGTGACCAGTTCCGCACCCCCGGGGAGTTGGCCAACGAACTGTCCGCCGAGGAGTTCAAGCTCTACGAGCTGATCTGGCGGCGGACCATCGCGTCCCAGATGACCGACGCGGTGGGTTCCAGCGTGTCGGTACGGATCCGGGCCGTCTCGACCGCCGGCGAGGAATGCGACTTCGGTGCGACCGGCAAGACGATCACCGACCCGGGCTTTCTGCGCGCCTACGTCGAGTCCTCCGACGACGAGTCGGCCGAGGCGGAGGACGCCGAGCGCCGGCTGCCGAACCTGGCCAAGGATCAGCCACTCACCGCGCGGGAGCTGGCGGCGGTCGGGCACAGCACCCAGCCGCCGGCCCGCTACACCGAGGCCTCCCTGGTCAAGGCATTGGAGGAGCTGGGCATCGGGCGGCCGTCCACCTACGCGTCGATCATGCAGACCATCCAGGACCGGGGGTACGTGGCCAAACGCGGTCAGGCGCTCATCCCGTCGTTCCTGGCCTTCGCGGTGATCGGGCTGCTGGAGCGGCACTATCCGCGACTGGTCGACTACAACTTCACCGCCAGCATGGAGAACGAGCTGGACGAGATCGCGTCCGGCGACCACCAGGCAGTGGACTTCCTCACCTCGTTCTACTTTGGCAGCGACACCGCCGGGGACGAGTCGGTCGCCCGCTCCGGTGGCCTCAAGCGGCTGGTCACCGAGAAGCTCGCCGAGATCGACGCCCGCAGCGTCAATTCGATCCCGCTCGGTGTCGACGACGAGGGCCGTCAGGTCGTCGTCCGGGTCGGCCGCTACGGCCCGTACCTGCAGCGGTTCCTGCCCGACACGGAGGGTGCCGACCACGCGGCGGCCGGGCCGACCGGTGGCGGCCCAGCGGCCGGGGCGAACGGTGATGGCTCAGCGGCCGCGCCCACAGCTGGCGCTGCCGGCGGTGCCGAGCCGGCGGCCGGTGGCGGTGACGAGGCGGAGGGGGCGGCAGCCGGAGCCGGCGGGGACCGCGTCTCGCTGCCGGAGGGGATCGCGCCGGACGAGCTGACCCCGGAAAAGATCAACGAACTGTTCCTCGGCGGTGGTGGCGAGCGCAAGCTCGGCGAACACCCGGAGACCGGCGAGCCGATCGTGCTCAAGTCCGGCCGGTTCGGCCCGTACGTCGCCAGTGGCGAGCGCCGATCCTCATTGCTGCGCTCCCAGTCACCGGAGACGCTGAGCATCGCCGAGGCGCTGCGGCTGCTGTCGCTGCCCCGGGTGGTCGGGGTGGCACCGGACGGTGCCGAGGTGCTCGCCGCCGCCGGCCGGTACGGCCCGTACGTCAAGAAGGGCGACGAGTTCCGGTCGCTGGAGTCCGAGGAACAGTTGTTCACCGTCTCGCTGGACGAGGCGCTGACGTTGCTCGCCGCGCCGAAGACCCGGCAGCGGCGGGCCGCCGCGCCGCCGTTGCGGGAGATGGGCGCGGATCCGCTCACCGAGCGCCCGTTGGTGATCAAGGACGGCCGGTTCGGCCCGTACGTCACCGACGGCGAGAGCAACGCCTCGCTGCGGCGTGGCCAGACGCCCGAGTCGTTGACGATCGAGCAGGCGTCGGAGATGTTGGCCGAGAAGCGGGCGAAGGGCCCGGCGCCGCGTAAGAAGGCGGCGAAGAAAGCGCCGGCGAAGAAGTCCACCGCCAAGAACGCCGGTGCGAAGAAGACTGCGGCCAAGGCGACCACCGCCAAGGCGACCGGTGCGAAGAAGGCCACGGCCAAGAAGACTGCGGCCAAGAAGGCGGCGCCGAAGAAGGCCACCGCCAGCCGGGCCACAGACCAGTCCGACGACTCCTGACCGCGCCGCAGACCGCGCACGCAGACCGCGCACGCAGATCGCGCGCCAGGTAGATGACTCCTGGCCGTGCTCCTGGCCGGCGGTGGCCCGCCGCCGGCCAGATTGTCATGAATGATCTTCGTAAATGATCTTCATGGTCAGGATGATGTGGGACAGGTGAATACCGATATCCGTTTCGCTCGTTAATCCGAGTAACGTTTTTGATCTCACTGCTGCCGACGGTGGTTCCGACGCGCGGGGGATCTTTCTCGGAAGGAGTGGGACGAGTGTCGACACCAGCCGTCACCAGTGGCCCGCTGCGGCGGGTGCCGGTCCAGGGGCGCAGTCTCGCCCGGGTCCAGCGCATGCTCGACGCGTGCGCCGAGATCGTGGACGAGGTTGGCTACGAGGGTCTGACGACGACCCTGCTCGCCGAACGAGCCGAGGTGGCCATCGGTTCCGTCTATCAGTTCTTTCCGGACAAGCGGGCGATCGTGCAGGCGCTGACGCTGCGCAACATCGAGGCGTACGTGCAGCGGCTCAACGAGCGGTTCACCGGCGGTGAGTTCGACCACTGGTGGGACGGCGTCGCCGCCGGCATCGACGAGTACATCTGCATGCACCGGACGGTGCCCGGATTCCGCACCCTGCACTTCGGTGACGTGGTCGACGTACGGCTGCTGGACGAGAGCAGGGACAACAACGCGGTGATCGCCAGTGAGCTGTCCAAGGTACTGGTGGGGCGGTTCGGCATCCCGGACGAACCCCGGCTGCGGTTCGCGCTGCAGATCGCGGTGGAGGCCGCCGACGCGCTGATCAAACTGGCCTTCCGGCGTACCGCCGAGGGCGATGAGAGCGTACTGCGCGAAGCAAAGGCACTGATCCGCGAATACCTGCACCGCCACGTCGACCCCGCCGCGACCGGTGACCGCGACCGTGACCGTGACCGTGACCGCGACCGTGACCGTGACCGCGACCGTGACCGTGACCGCGACCGTGACCGTGACCGACCGGGCTGAGCGCCAGGATTAGAGTGTGACCGGGGCCCCGCCGCCGGGCCGACGGGGAGGAACGGTCATCGACGACAACGCCACCAGGCCGCAGCGCGGTGGTGCGCCCGACACACCGCCGGCCGACCAGGCTGCCGCCCCGGTCGACCTGTCCGGTCTGCCGGCGCTGCGTTCGGTGCTGCGCATCCGTCCGTTCCGGCGGCTGTGGATCGTGCTCGGGGTCGCCTCGTTCAGCGACTGGCTGGGCCTGCTCGCCACCTCGATCTTCGCGGCCGGGCAGGTCTCCGGCGGTGCGGCGCAGGGCGCGGCGTTCGGCGGTGTCATCGCCGTACGGCTGCTGCCGGCGTTGGTCCTCGGCCCGGTCGCCGGGGTGCTCGCCGACCGGTTCGACCGCCGCTACACGATGGTCATCTGCGACCTGCTCCGGTTCGTGCTGTTCGCCTCCATCCCGCTGCTGCCGATGTTCGGCGCGAGCGGTGCACTCACGGTCGCCTGGGCGGCGATCGCGATCTTCCTGATCGAGACGATCACGTTGATCTGGATCCCGGCGAAGGAGGCGGCGGTCCCCAACCTGATCCCCAAGGCCCGGCTGGAGATCGCCAACCAGCTCACCCTGATCGCCACGTACGGGTTCACCCCGGTGCTCGCCGCGATCAGCCTGGCTGTCCTCGACGCCGCCGTCCGGGCGGCGGCGGTGACCGATCTGCCGGCCTGGGCGGAGCCGGCGCAGTTGGCGCTGTTCTTCAACGCCGCCTCCCGGCTGGCCACGGCGATCGTGGTCTTCTACGGCATCAAGGAGATCAGCGGACGGGCCGGCGCCGCCGGGCACGCCGACCAGAGCCTGATCCGGCAGTTCGTCGAGGGGTGGCGGTTCATCGGCCAGACCCCGCTGGTCCGGGGCCTGGTGCTGGGCATCTTCGGCGCGTTCGCCGGTGGTGGCATCGTGATCGGCACCGCGAAGTTCTTCACCGCCTCGCTGAGCGCCGGTGACGCCGCGTTCTATCTGCTCTTCGCGGCGATCTTCGTCGGTCTGGGCGCCGGGATCGGGCTGGGCCCGACGGTGGTGCGTGACCTGTCCCGGCGGCGCTGGTTCGGGCTGAGCATCGTGCTGGCCAGCGGCTCGGTGCTGATCCTCGCCCTGTCCATCCACCTGTCCATGGCCATCCTCGGCGCGGTGCTGGTCGGCGCGGCGGCCGGGATGGCGTTCCTGGCCGGGATCACCCTGCTCGGCGGCGAGATCGCCGACGACGTCCGGGGCCGGGTCTTCGCCGTGGTGCAGACCGGCACCCGGGTGGTGCTGATGCTGGCCATCTCGGTCAGCAGCGTGCTGGTCGGCGTGGGCGGCTCCCGCCAGCTGCAGATCGCCAACCTGGGCGTCTCGTTCTCCTCGACCCGGTTGTTGCTGCTGCTCGCCGGGGTGTTCGGCATCTTCGCCGGGCTCAGCGCCTTCCGCCAGATGGACGACAAACCGGGCGTTCCGGTCCTGGCCGACCTGTGGGGGTCGATCCGGGGGCGGCCGTTGACGTCGGCGGAGCCGTTCACCGCCAACGGGGTCTTCGTCGTCTTCGAAGGCGGCGAGGGCGCCGGCAAGTCGACACAGGTGACAGCGTTGGCGCAGGCGCTGCGCGAGCGGGGCCGGGAAGTGGTGGTGACCCGCGAACCGGGGGCCAGCGGGCTCGGCGAGAAGATCCGCCGGCTGGTGCTCGACGGCGGCCCGGACGCGCCGTCGCCCCGCGCGGAGGCCCTGCTGTACGCCGCCGACCGGGCCCACCATGTGGCGACCGTGGTCCGGCCGGCGCTGGCCCGGGGCGCGGTCGTGATCAGCGACCGCTACGTCGATTCGTCGTTGGCGTACCAGGGTGCCGGGCGGACCCTGCCGGTCGATGAGGTCTCCTGGCTCTCCTCCTGGGCCACCGGGGGCCTCAAACCCGACCTGGTGGTGCTGCTGGACATCGAGCCACGGGCCGGCCTGGACCGGGCGCAGCGGCGCGGGGCCGGTGCCGACCGGCTGGAGAGCGAGTCGCTGGCGTTCCACGAACGGGTCCGGTACGCGTTCCTCGACCTGGCCGCCGCCGAGCCGAAACGCTATTTGGTGCTGGACGCCACCCGGGGCGTCGACGAGGTACGCGGCGCGGTGCTCGACCGGGTCGAGGTGCTGACCGGCCGGGCCGACCCGGCGGCACCCGTCGCCGCCACCGAGCCGAACGCCGCCACCGAGCCGAACGCCGCCACCGAGCCGAGGGCCGATGCTGAAGCGGGGCGACCGACGTGACGACCGCGACCGACGTGACGACCGTGAGCATGCCCGCTGACGTCTTCGCCGACCTGGTCGGCCAGGACGAGGCGGTGCAGACCCTGCGCCGGGCCGCTGCGGCAGCTGGCGAACTGCTCGCCGCCGGCGACGGCGACCCGCCGCCGTCGGCCGGAGCGATGACCCACGCCTGGATTTTCACCGGGCCGCCCGGCTCCGGGCGGTCGGTGGCCGCCCGCGCGCTGGCCGCCGCGCTGCAGTGCCTGCACGGGCAGGGCTGCGGCCGGTGCGCCGGCTGCCACACCACCCGGGCCGGTACGCACGCCGACGTCCGGTTCGTCGTGCCGGACGGCCTGTCGATCAGCGTCGGCGAGATGCGCGCGCTGGTGCTGCGGGCCGCCAGCACCCCGTCGGCCGGACGCTGGCAGGTGCTGGTGATCGAGGACGCCGACCGGCTCACCGAGGCGGCCGGCAACGCGCTGCTCAAGGCGATCGAGGAACCGCCGCCCAGGACGGTGTTCCTGCTCTGCACGCCGTCCACCCACCCGGACGACATTTCGGTGACCATCCGGTCCCGCTGCCGGGTGGTCAGCCTGCGGCAGCCGCCGGCCGAGGCGGTCGCCCAGGTGCTGGCCGAGCGGGACGGCGTACCGGCGGAGACCGCCACCTGGGCGGCGGCGGCCGCGCAGGGGCACGTCGGCCGGGCCCGGCGGCTGGCCCAGGACCAGCAGGCGCGGGAGCGCCGGGAGGCCGTCCTGGCGGTGCCGCGCCGGCTGACCACGGTCGGAGCCTGCTTCGACGCCGCGTCGGCGTTGATCGCCGCCGCCGAGGCGGAGGCCGAGGCGGCGGTCGCCGAGGTCGACGCGGCGGAGCGTACGGCGCTGCAGACCGCGCTGGGCGCCGGCGGTACCGGGCGCGGTGCCGCCAGCGCGGCCCGGGGGACCGCCGGGCAGATCAAGGAGCTGGAACGGCGGCAGAAATCCCGGGCCACCCGGGCGCAGCGGGACGCGTTGGACCGGGCGCTGGTCGATCTGGCCGGCTTCTACCGAGACGTACTGGTTTCCGCGCTGCGGGCCCCGGTGGCCCCGGTGCACACCGACATCGCCGGGCTCACCGGCGCGGCTGCCGAAAAGTGGACAGCGGAGTCGGCGCTGCGCCGGCTGGAAGCGGTGCTGAGCTGCCGAGAAGCGATCACCGGCAACGTCAAGCCAAGGATCGCCGTCGAAGCGATGATGCTCAGCCTCTGGCGCGGCTAGGTTGCTGCCGGTACGGTTCGGTGCCGTAGCGCAGCCCCATCCGTACGTAGGGTGCAGACCGGTCTGTGCCCGCTTGCCGACGATGGTGAGGACCCCGTGGTACGGCAGATCGACGAGGCGTGGATCGAGGACGCGGTCGAGCGGTACCGCCAGATCGAGGCCCGGCAGGTCGAGTTCGACAAGGCGGTGCACACCGTCGAGGTGACGGTGCGCTCGCCGGACGGGTCGGTCGAGATCGTGGTCAACGCCGCCGGCACCGTGACCGACGTGCGGATCCTCGGTCCCCTGCACACCCGGAGCAACACTGAACTGGCCGCCGCCGTGCGCTCCACGGTGACGGCGGCAGCCGACGCCGCCCGCTGGGCGCGCGAGAAACTGTGGGCCGAGACGTTCGGTGCCCACCCGTCGCTGCGGGAGGTCTGACATGGACGCCACCGCGCAGCTGGTCGCCGCCGAGCTGGCGCGCTGCGCCGACCAGCTGACCGTTACCGCGAGCCAGCTGACCGGGCTGCGCGACAACGCAGACCGTGGACTGGGCGGCGGGCTGGGCGGCGAGTTGAGCGGCGACGTCGACAGCGGGCCGCAGGCGGCGTCGGCCGGCCGGTTGGGCGCGCTCACCGCAGCGCTGGGCCGGCAGTGGCGGGACGCGGTGGCGCAGCGGGCGGCCGAAGCGGACGAGGCCGGCCGGCGGCTCGCTGACACCGCAGCCGGGTTGCGGTCCGTGGTCGGCGCGTACCGGGACGTCGACGTGACGGCCCGCCGCCGGCAGTCGACGGAGGGCAGCTGATGGACGTGTTGGACCGGGTCGCCGGGCCGGCCCGGGAGCTGCTGGCCCGGGTGGACGCGCTGCTCGTCGGCAACGGCGCGCCGCCGGGGCATCCGGTCTGGCCGCTGCTGCGTCAGGTGCGGGCGTTGCCCGGCGACGCGGTGGCCGCGTTCGTCGCGGTGCGCCCGGGGCCGCTGGCCGCCGCTGGCGCCGCGCTCCGCCCGCACCTGGACGGGTACGCCGAAGCGGTCGACGTACTGGCCGGCCGGCTCGACTGGTCCGGCCCGGCGGCCCAGGCGTACGACGCGGCACGCCGTACCCTCGCCACCCGGCTGACCGGCGGCGGCACCGACCCGGACAGCTTTGCCGGTCGTTTGGCGGCCACCGCCGGGTACGCCGAGGCGGTCGCCGACTGGGCGGCGCTGAGCCGGGCCGGCCTGGCCGCCGTGCTGGCCGAGGCGCTGGGCTCGGCCGAGGCGGTCACCGTACGGACCGCCGTCGACGCCGAACCCGGATGGTCCGCGTTTGGGCAGGTCGGACCGTTGGGGCCGGGAGCGGCCGACGCCGCCGCCACGATCGCGGCGGCGGTGCTGACCGCGATCCTGGAAATCACCGAGCGGGGCGAGGAGCTGCTGGAGCGCTGGCGGCCCCGGTTGGCACCGGCCGGCGGGCACCGACCGGCCGACGTCGCCAGCCCAGGGGCCGGCGCTGACGGGACGATCCGGCTGCGCTACTGACGGGGCTACCGGCCCAGCAGGGCGCAACGATGCCGGAAGAAGGCAACGGCGCCGGAAAAGGCCACGGCGCCGCGCTCAGGAGCACGGCTTTTCGCCTGTTGCTCCGGCTGCGACGCCGTGACCTTTTTCCTGCACCCCCCGCAGGCTCTTGATACCGAAGGGAACGCTGCCGGCCCGGACCGGTTGCGGGCCGCCCGGCACATTCACCCGTTCAGCCGACCCCGTCCGGCGGATCGGCTGTCGCCGGCTGCCTTCTCGATGCCGGGAGGTCGACGTAGGGTAGGGCCATGGGGATGCTCTGCGCGGTCAGCTTCAACCGGTACGGGCGCCTCTTCTACCTCGACCCCGGTGACCTGCGACCGGCGGTCGGCGACAAGGTGCTGGTGCCCACCGACGACGGCACCGAGGTCGCCGAGTGCGTCTGGGCCCCGCAGTGGGTCGACGACCCCACCGACGGCTTTCCCCGGCTGGCCGGCCTGGCCACCGAGCAGGACCTGCATCGTGACGAGGTGCAACGCAAACGCAAGGCGGAGGCGAAGGTCGCGGCGAAGCGGCTGATCCGCGAGCACGGGCTGCCGATGAAGGTGGTCGCCGTCGACCACGTGTTGGAGCCGGGGTCGCTGCACAGCGCCCGGGCCACGATCTACTTCACCGCGCCGCACCGGGTCGATTTCCGGTCGCTGGTGCGCGACCTCGGCGCGACCCTGCACTGCCGGGTGGAGCTGCGGCAGTTGTCGGCCCGCGACTCGGCCCGGGTGCAGGGCGGCATCGGCTCCTGTGGTCGGGACCTGTGCTGCGCCACCTTCCTCACCGACTTCGAGCCGGTGACCATCCGGATGGCCAAGGACCAGGACCTGCCGCTCAACCCGCTACGCATCTCCGGGGCCTGCGGCCGGCTGATGTGCTGCCTCAAGTACGAACATCCGCTGTACGCGGAGAGCGGCAGCTACCCCACGTCGGGTCAGCGGGTCGAGACCCCGGACGGGCCGGCCAAGGTGGTGTCCCGGCATCCGCCGAGCGAGTCGGTCACCGTACGGCAGATTGCCGACGGGGCGGTGAAACGGTGCGCCCTGGCCGACGTCTGCGGCCCGCGCCGCGCCCACGACCAGGCGTACGGCTGACCGCACGGCGCACCGGACGTCGCCGGCTCAGCGGATGGTGATCGGCTCCTCGGCGAGTCGGGTGGCCAGCGGCTGCTCCGGCACGATCCACGGGGCGTGCACGGGGGCCTGCGGGTCGGCCCGCCAGCGCTGGCACACCCGGTCGACGGCCACCGGGTAGAGGGTCAGCGACCCGTCGGCGGCGATCCGCATCCGGATGAAGCACTTCGAGTCCTCGATGCCCTGCCCGGCGAACAGTTCGTTGAGGTTGACGTCGAACGCGCCGGCCAGCACCAGGTAACCGGCGGTCAGCTGGCTGGCGACCAGCCCGGCGATCGGGCCGTAGACGACCGCGGCGGCGACC is a window from the Solwaraspora sp. WMMD792 genome containing:
- the topA gene encoding type I DNA topoisomerase, giving the protein MPSNTSTSRLVIVESPAKAKTISGYLGPGYVVEASLGHVRDLPRNAADVPARYKKEPWARLGVDVDNGFAALYVVSADRKQQIAKLTKLAKEVDEVLLATDEDREGEAIAWHLVETLKPKVPVRRMVFHEITRAAIRAAVANPREIDRNLVDAQEARRILDRLYGYEVSPVLWKKVMPRLSAGRVQSVATRIVVERERQRMAFRTAEYWDIQATLAVTGQPAADADGPRSFTANLIALGGDRIATGKDFEPSTGRVRPEASVVHLDGDGARGLAARLDGRPFTVTRVEEKPYRRRPYAPFITSTLQQEAARKLRFSSQQTMRTAQRLYENGYITYMRTDSVNLSETAIAAARSQVAELYGDRFVPPEPRRYTGKVKNAQEAHEAIRPAGDQFRTPGELANELSAEEFKLYELIWRRTIASQMTDAVGSSVSVRIRAVSTAGEECDFGATGKTITDPGFLRAYVESSDDESAEAEDAERRLPNLAKDQPLTARELAAVGHSTQPPARYTEASLVKALEELGIGRPSTYASIMQTIQDRGYVAKRGQALIPSFLAFAVIGLLERHYPRLVDYNFTASMENELDEIASGDHQAVDFLTSFYFGSDTAGDESVARSGGLKRLVTEKLAEIDARSVNSIPLGVDDEGRQVVVRVGRYGPYLQRFLPDTEGADHAAAGPTGGGPAAGANGDGSAAAPTAGAAGGAEPAAGGGDEAEGAAAGAGGDRVSLPEGIAPDELTPEKINELFLGGGGERKLGEHPETGEPIVLKSGRFGPYVASGERRSSLLRSQSPETLSIAEALRLLSLPRVVGVAPDGAEVLAAAGRYGPYVKKGDEFRSLESEEQLFTVSLDEALTLLAAPKTRQRRAAAPPLREMGADPLTERPLVIKDGRFGPYVTDGESNASLRRGQTPESLTIEQASEMLAEKRAKGPAPRKKAAKKAPAKKSTAKNAGAKKTAAKATTAKATGAKKATAKKTAAKKAAPKKATASRATDQSDDS
- a CDS encoding YbaB/EbfC family nucleoid-associated protein, coding for MVRQIDEAWIEDAVERYRQIEARQVEFDKAVHTVEVTVRSPDGSVEIVVNAAGTVTDVRILGPLHTRSNTELAAAVRSTVTAAADAARWAREKLWAETFGAHPSLREV
- a CDS encoding DNA polymerase III subunit delta', whose product is MPADVFADLVGQDEAVQTLRRAAAAAGELLAAGDGDPPPSAGAMTHAWIFTGPPGSGRSVAARALAAALQCLHGQGCGRCAGCHTTRAGTHADVRFVVPDGLSISVGEMRALVLRAASTPSAGRWQVLVIEDADRLTEAAGNALLKAIEEPPPRTVFLLCTPSTHPDDISVTIRSRCRVVSLRQPPAEAVAQVLAERDGVPAETATWAAAAAQGHVGRARRLAQDQQARERREAVLAVPRRLTTVGACFDAASALIAAAEAEAEAAVAEVDAAERTALQTALGAGGTGRGAASAARGTAGQIKELERRQKSRATRAQRDALDRALVDLAGFYRDVLVSALRAPVAPVHTDIAGLTGAAAEKWTAESALRRLEAVLSCREAITGNVKPRIAVEAMMLSLWRG
- a CDS encoding TetR/AcrR family transcriptional regulator, whose translation is MSTPAVTSGPLRRVPVQGRSLARVQRMLDACAEIVDEVGYEGLTTTLLAERAEVAIGSVYQFFPDKRAIVQALTLRNIEAYVQRLNERFTGGEFDHWWDGVAAGIDEYICMHRTVPGFRTLHFGDVVDVRLLDESRDNNAVIASELSKVLVGRFGIPDEPRLRFALQIAVEAADALIKLAFRRTAEGDESVLREAKALIREYLHRHVDPAATGDRDRDRDRDRDRDRDRDRDRDRDRDRDRPG
- the tmk gene encoding dTMP kinase, translating into MLGVASFSDWLGLLATSIFAAGQVSGGAAQGAAFGGVIAVRLLPALVLGPVAGVLADRFDRRYTMVICDLLRFVLFASIPLLPMFGASGALTVAWAAIAIFLIETITLIWIPAKEAAVPNLIPKARLEIANQLTLIATYGFTPVLAAISLAVLDAAVRAAAVTDLPAWAEPAQLALFFNAASRLATAIVVFYGIKEISGRAGAAGHADQSLIRQFVEGWRFIGQTPLVRGLVLGIFGAFAGGGIVIGTAKFFTASLSAGDAAFYLLFAAIFVGLGAGIGLGPTVVRDLSRRRWFGLSIVLASGSVLILALSIHLSMAILGAVLVGAAAGMAFLAGITLLGGEIADDVRGRVFAVVQTGTRVVLMLAISVSSVLVGVGGSRQLQIANLGVSFSSTRLLLLLAGVFGIFAGLSAFRQMDDKPGVPVLADLWGSIRGRPLTSAEPFTANGVFVVFEGGEGAGKSTQVTALAQALRERGREVVVTREPGASGLGEKIRRLVLDGGPDAPSPRAEALLYAADRAHHVATVVRPALARGAVVISDRYVDSSLAYQGAGRTLPVDEVSWLSSWATGGLKPDLVVLLDIEPRAGLDRAQRRGAGADRLESESLAFHERVRYAFLDLAAAEPKRYLVLDATRGVDEVRGAVLDRVEVLTGRADPAAPVAATEPNAATEPNAATEPRADAEAGRPT